The sequence TTTACATGTTTTGAAACAATAAGAGCATGAGCATTTATATCTTATGTGTCGGCAAGTAATATTAATGTTATCACAATAAGAGCAACTAAACTTGTACTTAATTATAAATACCACTTACTTTCTTTACCATTAAATCATATAAAGGGCATTCACAATTTGATTCCAGCAGGCAGGTAGCTATTGCTGTGAGCTGTCAATGGGATTTGAAGCAACTTGATGTGTCAAATGCTTTCCTTCATGGCTATCTCAAAGAAGAGGTTTAGATGCATCAACCCCCCAGGATATGTTGACTCTACTCATTCAGATTATGTTTGTAAATTATATAAGTCACTTTATGGTCTCAAACAGGCACCCAGGGCACGGTTTGAATGGTTTGCATTTCATTTGCTTCATTTGGGCTTTGTTGCTTCTATGGCAGATAGTTCCTTATTTGTTTACAGCTCAAATCATACCATCATCTATCTTTtattgtatgtggatgatataaTAGTTACTGGCAATGATTCTGCTTAGATTCACAATTTGATTACAGCTCTTGGTATGGTGTTTGAACTTAAGGATTTGGGGCCTCTTAACTACTTCTTGGGTATTTAGATTACTAAGACATCTCATGATCTCACCCTTACACAGTCCAAATATGCCTCTGATGTGCTTCACAGATTCAATATGGAAAATTCCAAGCCTACAAAAACACCCCCATGCCCTTCCACAAGGCTAGTTCCTCATGATGGAGTCACACTTTTTGATCCTACTCAGTACAGGAGCATGGTTGGTGCTCTCCAATATTTGACTTTCACTCGTCCAGATATAGCTTTCATTGTGCATCAATTGTGTCAGTTCATGAGTCATCCTACTACTACACATCTTGAGGCTACTAAACATGTTCTCCGTTATATCAAAGGCACCTTAAATTTTGGGATTTCTTTTACTCCAAGCCCATTAACTCTCACTGCTTTTTCAGATTCAAATTGGGCTGGAGATCCTACAGATGGGCACTCTACTACAGGCTTGGTTGTTTTTCTTGGGCCTAATTCTATATCCTGGTCTGCTAAGAAGTAGAGTACTGTTTCCTGTTCATCAACAGAGGCTGAATATCAcgccttggctaccacaacagCTGAATTGGCTTGGTTGCATACTTTATTTAAGGAGCTTCGTATTTACCTTTCTCACATTCCTGTTATTTGGTGCGACAATATTTCAGTAATTGCTTTGTCTGTTAATCCGGTGTTCCATTCTTGCACCAAACATCTTAAGGTTGATTATCACTTCACCCGTGAGAAAGTTCATTGTAAACCATTACAAATTGGGTTCATTTCAGGTCGTGACAATTTTGCGGATATTTTTACCAAGTCCCTTTCTActcctttgttttgttttcttcgTTCCAAACTTCTGGTTGATTCCTCCCCCATcagtttgaggggggatgttgAACATAGGTCTGTGACTGTGAAGAAAAAGACCACAAAGAAGGAGTGTATACATGAAGAAGAAAGCTAAGCAAAATGCAACGTTTCAATTAATCTAGGTGGCATTTAAACGCAACGTTTTACTTACTGAAGCTTGTTTTGTGGTCAAATGAAACGGTGCGTTTGGACTGATTTAAGAATTGCTGAGCTGCTGGTTTAGGTGCAAGATTTGGTTGGTGATTAGCTTAACCATTTTTTAACCAACTTCCCCAATCCTCCAGCAACTGTAATCCACATAATGTGGGGCGGTTAAGCTAAGTATTAGGTGTATATAAACCACTGTAGTTGTGTAATTATTCTTTATGTAATTCAGAATTATCAATACAAGTTTCTAGAttcaacttttctctctttcttctatCTCTgactttctctccctttctcacACTTTCTCTCAGTTTCTCAGATATTTTCGTTTCTATGTTCAGCCGTGATTGTTGACTTGTAATCACTATTACTCAGCCGTGATTGTTGACTTGTGTTCACTATTACTCTGTTTGTGATATTGAGTTTTTCATCGGTTGAGAGCTGGACATGTTCATTCAACAGTTGTTCaatctaaattttctttaatccAATAGTATGAAATTAGACaattttcacacacacacacacacacacactaaccaTCTATATTGTAATTGTGGGGATAAAAGAATCGAGTAGGAGTATTGGGCCATGGGTCATACCCAAGGATGCAAAGGAACCCAAGGATGATCAAATAGTAAGATGAGTATGTGGGTTAATGGGCCGAGGACAAGAACAAATAACAACGAACAAGTAGTGTCTCTCGAGGAATCAAACTTCCTTGGGGGGCGTTGTGGAAGGTTGGAACCTGGCCGCCTAAAGAATACCATGCTAGAGGCAACCATACTTTTAAGGATAAGCTTCAAAGAAATGAGTCAACAGTGAACTAAGAAATATCTGAGAAGAAggctgctaccaccacattaaatgtttTGCACCTAATCAACTGGTCggatttatgtgaaaatgatgcctgaacagtgatatTCAGCTTTACAGCTACACATAATGTTTCCAGGAGAgttctgatgggacaagcattcAGGAGATCATCTACATAATCAATAGGTAGAAGGCTGAGATTGAAAAGAATAAGACTATATAAGGAAAATGCTCCAGTGAGAAATGGGACATGtaattagagagaaaaagagagaactccttgtacttaaaaaagaaaagcttgaGCAAATATAAGAATACTTCCTTCTCGGGCTTGACCGAGGAGCATAATTCCTTTCAAATTGTGTTTTCTTATCTTTCTGACATGATTCCAATCTACTGTGGCCCATATTTGACTTACTGGGTCTTATACTTATAAAATCCACTTTCTAACAAATGTATTGATTTGGGCTTGTTGGGCCATTATCCATTTTCTTTGGGCTAAGGGTCTTATTTTTTAAGTCCTTACAGTAATTATCACAAATAGTATATTCATAAAATAGACAATAAGGAATTTACTCTCCACTAACAGTGTATGTCATGTTGGTATAGAAATATGCGTTATGATGATTAACAATAATAAGTACCACCTATTTTGAAGTGAGTTCCAATAGATTATTGGGCTCCTTTTTCTTGAACAGAAATAGGGCAAAATTTCCAAGATCAGGAAAATTTAGAGTTGGtggaactttctgaaatttttgggagaggaatgaaaaatttaaaagtgttattttttccaaaataatgggaaaatcttaagtagaaattt is a genomic window of Quercus lobata isolate SW786 chromosome 2, ValleyOak3.0 Primary Assembly, whole genome shotgun sequence containing:
- the LOC115969116 gene encoding uncharacterized protein LOC115969116 → MENSKPTKTPPCPSTRLVPHDGVTLFDPTQYRSMVGALQYLTFTRPDIAFIVHQLCQFMSHPTTTHLEATKHVLRYIKGTLNFGISFTPSPLTLTAFSDSNWAGDPTDGHSTTGLVVFLGPNSISWSAKK